One Setaria italica strain Yugu1 chromosome II, Setaria_italica_v2.0, whole genome shotgun sequence DNA segment encodes these proteins:
- the LOC106804142 gene encoding two-component response regulator ORR33, giving the protein MDVDMVAMFPNGIRALMIDDDTKFLKSATTLLSILNFDVVRCSSVAYALKSFTSGDLEGFDVILVHAANAAACGFDFRAIVETDLLIPVIYFLEEDYEATGDEADELLRTLQAAGSYIIKKPLDIDEVRTRLWTVIAFRKCDLETKASRGGVAGLGVGGKDEDRVHFKVVMKGRGRKRKGSSSSSKHGGSSGTAAAAGGHPSAKGKEKENVGSQQQWYILFWNEYDFETVTAKSLECSSSNLFHLGLRVEYV; this is encoded by the exons ATGGATGTCGATATGGTTGCCATGTTCCCCAATGGCATCCGGGCCTTGATGATTGACGACGACACCAAGTTTCTGAAATCGGCTACCACGCTGCTTTCTATCCTGAATTTCGACG TGGTGAGATGCAGCAGCGTCGCCTATGCCCTCAAGTCCTTCACAAGTGGCGACCTCGAAGGCTTCGACGTCATCCTCGTTCACGCCGCGAATGCCGCCGCCTGCGGCTTCGACTTCCGTGCCATCGTCGAGACCGACCTGCTCATCCCCGTCATCTACT TCCTCGAGGAGGATTACGAGGCcaccggcgacgaggcggatgAGCTACTTCGCACGCTGCAGGCGGCCGGGAGCTACATCATCAAGAAGCCGCTGGACATCGACGAGGTGCGCACCCGCCTGTGGACGGTCATCGCGTTTCGCAAGTGCGACCTGGAGACCAaggcgagcaggggcggcgtgGCAGGCTTGGGCGTCGGAGGGAAGGACGAAGACCGCGTCCACTTCAAGGTTGTGATGAAGGGAAGAGGCCGGAAGAGgaagggcagcagcagcagcagcaaacacGGCGGCTCCTCCGGCACAGCGGCCGCCGCAG GAGGTCACCCATCGGCCAAggggaaggaaaaggagaacgTGGGTAGCCAGCAGCAG TGGTACATTTTATTTTGGAATGAGTATGATTTTGAGACAGTTACTGCAAAATCTCTGGAATGTAGCAGCAGTAACTTGTTTCATCTTGGCCTCCGCGTAGAGTACGTGTAG
- the LOC101759389 gene encoding low molecular mass early light-inducible protein HV60, chloroplastic → MATTVMASATSSLAFAAAGGFPARLPAASLAPRRRVPLIVRAAKKEDADTSSAAATPKPAARSPGLWDALAFSGPAPERINGRLAMVGFVSALAVEAARGDGLLAQAGNSAGLTWFAYTAIVLSAASLAPLLQGESVEGRSGGFMTADAELWNGRLAMLGLVALAATEYLTGTPFVHV, encoded by the coding sequence ATGGCAACCACGGTGATGGCCTCCGCCACGAGTTccctcgccttcgccgccgccggcggcttcCCTGCCCGGCTCCCGGCGGCCAGCTtagcgccgcgccggcgcgtgcCGCTCATCGTCAGGGCCGCCAAGAAAGAGGATGCCGACACAAGCAGCGCAGCGGCCACGCCcaagccggcggcgaggagcccgGGGCTCTGGGACGCGCTGGCGTTCAGcgggccggcgccggagcggaTCAATGGGCGGCTGGCGATGGTGGGCTTCGTGTCGGCGCTCGCCGTCGAGGCGGCCCGCGGGGACGGCCTCCTCGCGCAGGCCGGCAACAGCGCCGGCCTCACGTGGTTCGCCTACACCGCCATCGTGCTGTCCGCAGCGTCGCTGGCGCCGCTGCTCCAGGGGGAGAGCGTCGagggcaggagcggcggcttcatGACCGCCGACGCCGAGCTCTGGAACGGGCGCCTCGCCATGCTCGGGCTCGTCGCGCTCGCGGCCACCGAGTACCTCACCGGCACGCCCTTCGTCCACGTGTAG
- the LOC101758989 gene encoding low molecular mass early light-inducible protein HV90, chloroplastic — protein MATTVMASAASSLAFAAAGERAGRFPARLPVASLAPRRRAPLVVRAAQNEDAETSSAAATPKPAEAKPASIWDTLAFSGPAPERINGRLAMVGFVSALAVEAARGDGLLAQVGNGAGLTWFAYTAVVLSAASLAPLLQGESVEGRSGGFMTADAELWNGRLAMLGLVALAATEYLTGTPFVHV, from the coding sequence ATGGCAACCACTGTGATGGCCTCTGCCGCGAGCTccctcgccttcgccgccgccggcgagcgcgccggCCGTTTCCCTGCCCGGCTCCCGGTGGCCAGCCTCGCGCCACGCCGGCGCGCGCCGCTCGTCGTCAGGGCCGCCCAGAACGAGGATGCCGAGACAAGCAGCGCAGCCGCTACGCCCAAGCCCGCGGAGGCGAAGCCGGCGAGCATCTGGGACACGCTTGCGTTCAGcgggccggcgccggagcggaTCAACGGGCGGCTGGCGATGGTGGGCTTCGTGTCGGCGCTCGCCGTCGAGGCGGCCCGCGGGGACGGCCTCCTCGCGCAGGTCGGCAACGGCGCCGGGCTCACGTGGTTTGCGTACACCGCCGTCGTGCTGTCCGCGGCGTCGCTGGCGCCCCTGCTCCAGGGGGAGAGCGTcgaggggaggagcggcggcttcaTGACCGCCGACGCCGAACTCTGGAACGGACGCCTGGCTATGCTGGGGCTCGTCGCGCTCGCGGCCACCGAGTACCTCACCGGCACGCCCTTCGTCCACGTGTAG
- the LOC101758712 gene encoding protein TIFY 11d-like codes for MATIAPPPLHGVSAPAANGFGRPPPFAAWPIFEGSAAAPSSNTDHSTAPLTIIYAGSVRAFDSVPMEQAKKILYMTAKEAQAAETPAFQQPEPAAALPIPSTSAAQMMMLLGLANANDSLLPKRAASLARFLHKRKQRVESAAAMPYPCGEVLPVPAQMDPSTAVYARDKAPSGDTEQPWGASEDGPKSMKENHGEAEEEVNTDLKI; via the exons ATGGCCACgattgcgccgccgccgctgcatggCGTCAGCGCTCCCGCCGCGAACGGGTTTGGCAGGCCACCGCCGTTCGCCGCATGGCCGATCTTTGAGGGttccgcggcggcgcccagcaGCAATACAGATCATTCCACCGCGCCATTAACGATAATCTACGCTGGCTCCGTGCGCGCATTTGACAGTGTGCCGATGGAACAG GCTAAGAAGATTCTGTATATGACTGCAAAAGAGGCTCAAGCTGCAGAAACCCCGGCCTTCCAACAGCCAGAACCAGCTGCTGCACTCCCAATCCCAAGTACTAGTGCAGCGCAGATGATGATGCTCTTGGGTTTGGCTAATGCCAATGATA GTCTTCTACCGAAGAGGGCGGCGTCCCTTGCCCGCTTCCTGCATAAACGCAAGCAAAG GGTGGAGAGTGCAGCAGCAATGCCTTACCCTTGCGGAGAGGTACTGCCAGTGCCTGCTCAAATGGACCCTTCCACTGCGGTTTACGCACGAGACAAAGCCCCGTCTGGGGACACAGAACAGCCATGGGGGGCCTCCGAAGATGGGCCAAAGAGCATGAAAGAAAATCATGGAGAGGCCGAGGAGGAAGTGAACACTGACCTGAAGATATAG